The following are encoded in a window of Kaistia algarum genomic DNA:
- a CDS encoding MgtC/SapB family protein has protein sequence MTSVLLDQALRLGLATLCGFLIGINRDAREKTAGMRTLALVALGAALVTMTAISVPEFAGHADALSRGLQGAIQGVLAGIGFIGAGAILRRGKHEELVRGVTTAATVWMAATLGIACGLANWSLVVIALVLVFVILMVAKPIELWILQRFGQTDSGSADASPPTGPETPPH, from the coding sequence TTGACTTCGGTCCTTCTCGATCAAGCTTTGCGGCTCGGCCTTGCGACGCTGTGCGGCTTCCTGATCGGCATCAACCGGGATGCACGCGAGAAGACGGCGGGGATGCGGACGCTGGCGCTGGTGGCGCTCGGCGCCGCCCTCGTCACCATGACCGCCATTTCCGTGCCCGAATTTGCCGGCCATGCCGATGCGCTGAGCCGGGGGCTTCAGGGCGCCATACAGGGCGTGTTGGCCGGCATCGGCTTCATCGGCGCGGGCGCCATCCTGCGGCGTGGCAAGCATGAGGAACTGGTGCGCGGCGTCACGACGGCTGCGACGGTCTGGATGGCGGCGACGCTCGGCATTGCCTGCGGCCTCGCCAACTGGTCGCTGGTCGTCATCGCCCTCGTGCTCGTCTTCGTCATCCTGATGGTGGCGAAGCCGATCGAACTGTGGATCCTCCAACGCTTCGGTCAAACCGATAGCGGGAGCGCGGATGCCAGCCCGCCTACTGGACCAGAGACGCCGCCACATTGA
- the rhmD gene encoding L-rhamnonate dehydratase, translating to MRRDRIVDVRAYTIDAQGAGGDYHAREKGHWLIDTLIANPMSAYADYKASRTSWGIAVLGSILVEIETEGGIVGVATGLGGPPACFMIEKHFRRFLVGSDIHDINRMWDQMYRASMPYGRKGITLAAISVVDLALWDALGHVRDEPVYAMIGGKARDQLSLYCTGPRPDIAKEMGFWGGKVPLPHGPSDGKAGLRANYEFLAHHRQRIGPDFPLMVDCYMSLDVGYAVELAEALRPLAIHWIEEPLSPDDVEGHRLLKQRVPDMKWTTGEHEYSRYGFRQLIEGRAIDILQPDVMWMGGLTEALRVSAMAAAYDIPVVPHASGAYSYHFVISQPHIPFCEYVNMSPYGEEVLPVFGGLFDGDDVPVDGKIGVSDRPGFGLKLRRDTIRLTRPFAES from the coding sequence ATGCGCCGCGACCGGATCGTCGACGTTCGTGCCTACACCATCGATGCGCAGGGCGCTGGCGGCGATTATCATGCCCGCGAGAAGGGCCATTGGCTGATCGACACGCTGATCGCCAATCCCATGTCGGCCTATGCCGACTACAAGGCCTCGCGCACGAGCTGGGGCATCGCCGTGCTGGGCTCGATCCTCGTCGAGATCGAGACGGAAGGCGGGATCGTCGGCGTCGCCACCGGCCTTGGCGGCCCGCCAGCCTGCTTCATGATCGAGAAACACTTCCGCCGCTTCCTCGTCGGCTCCGACATCCACGACATCAACCGGATGTGGGACCAGATGTACCGGGCCTCGATGCCCTATGGCCGCAAGGGCATCACCCTCGCCGCCATCTCGGTCGTCGACCTCGCGCTCTGGGATGCGCTCGGCCATGTCCGTGACGAGCCGGTCTACGCCATGATCGGCGGCAAGGCGCGCGACCAGCTCTCGCTCTATTGCACCGGCCCGCGTCCGGACATCGCCAAGGAGATGGGCTTCTGGGGCGGCAAGGTGCCGCTGCCGCATGGCCCCTCGGACGGCAAGGCGGGCCTTCGGGCGAACTACGAGTTTCTCGCCCATCATCGCCAGCGCATCGGCCCGGATTTTCCGCTGATGGTCGATTGCTACATGTCTCTTGATGTCGGCTATGCGGTGGAGCTTGCCGAGGCGCTGCGCCCGCTCGCCATCCACTGGATCGAGGAGCCGCTTTCGCCGGATGATGTCGAAGGCCACCGGCTGCTGAAGCAGCGGGTTCCCGATATGAAATGGACGACCGGCGAGCACGAATATTCGCGCTACGGCTTTCGCCAGCTGATCGAGGGCCGTGCGATCGACATCCTCCAGCCCGATGTGATGTGGATGGGCGGGCTTACCGAGGCGCTGCGCGTCTCGGCCATGGCGGCGGCCTATGACATCCCCGTCGTGCCGCATGCCTCCGGTGCCTATTCCTATCATTTCGTCATTTCGCAGCCGCATATCCCGTTCTGCGAATATGTGAACATGAGCCCCTATGGCGAGGAGGTCCTGCCGGTCTTCGGTGGCCTCTTCGATGGCGACGACGTGCCGGTGGATGGAAAGATCGGGGTGTCGGATCGACCAGGCTTCGGCTTGAAGCTTCGCCGCGATACCATTCGCCTCACGCGGCCGTTTGCGGAAAGCTGA
- a CDS encoding alpha-2-macroglobulin family protein — MRRKGLLASLALGLAIAFAGLAGPAEAAGQRSVITSRDADYAGFDYQTVKDVDQKACASACLADNTCHAFTYNVKARWCFLKSDFGALSVSAGAMAGRVITLKPFDKTLEQKRTDELAYLGPSPFDDARRQVGSLATDYPTDGMSYSAIRAEIQQARKDGKIGAASRALGALLGIAPEDPADWRDFADLLLQVPPANDNERQIFPAAATSAAINSYLRTEGVRDQAVTLGLLGHALERRDMWKEAIKTYRLALTYRDDADIRAALDKAVTQHGFRVVSNTVDADSESPRMCVVFSDPLPVSDPKLTDFVVVEGGTGFAVEPQDNQICVDGLKHGSRYTMRIRAGLPSADGETLAQSAEVSSYVRDRAPWVGFAGNAYVLPAGQGASIPIDTVNTALVQAEVYRIGDRSVAIAVRDGNFLRQLDTYSAGQIASQSGQSIWKGEIEVAGKPNELVTTAIPIGDALKKVEPGVYVITAQVKTATNDYYGDLATQWFIVSDLGISALSGDDGIHAVIRSLGSAEALAGVKIKLVATNDEVLGEAKTNADGYVHFEPGLARGEGGMAPQLLVAETEGGDYAFLDLKKTAFDLTDRGVDGRPSPGKLDTFLTTERGIYRPGETVHLTALLRDSQAKAVTGLPLTLVVDRPDGVEHLRVKLTDQGAGGYSYDMRVPDGAQRGAWRFALYADPDGSALTEVSTLVDDFEPERVAFELSTSVTRLTSGQTFPIDLTAKYLYGAKAIGLGVNGEIIATPTDTMKEYPGYSFGLTDDPVETVRDSLGGVAITDDDGRATLEATVPELPATTKLFDAEIVVRVTDTNGRAVERRLNLPANAGGPHLGIQAKFDDGGVPEGSNAQFDLIAVGSEGQRIEAKGVTWTIERLETNYQWYRRDGAWKYEPITTASRVANGTVDIGTDKSVPVEAKVDWGHYRLTVALAGETETSSSVEFDGGWYVDASAKSETPDMLAVSLDKPGYKVGETAKFRLDPRFAGIAQIMVIDNRVIDMKTVAVPDGGTVVDLPVTQNWGPGAYVTATLFRPMDVAAKRMPSRALGLAWVPVDPGDRKIAIELGVEDQIRPRGPLTIPVSLTNVPAGTDAYVTVAAVDVGILNLTGFKTPAPDDWYFSQRRLGMELRDLYGQLIDRMQGVPGKLRSGGDGSPAGLKAPPPTEKLIAYYSGIVKVGTDGKATITFDVPDFNGSVRVMAMAWTKDGVGHAEKDVIIRDPVVVMASLPRFMTPDDQSRILVEINNVEGEAGDYRLAVDAPGLTMDPGDADRSVRLEKEGRATLALPITAKDIGDHPINVTLAGPNGESFGRSYMLGIRPAGQPVSRRSLISLAPGAKLTVDKGAFAEFKPQTTSATLAVGGSARLDVVAILASLDRYPYGCTEQITSKAMPLLYLNQVAATIGIAQDSEIRKRIQASIGKVLDNQASAGSFGLWGPGYDDLWLDAYVSDFLTRAKAAGYEVPEIAFGNALDNLANRVGYAQDFDKGGEAIAYALYVLAANGKAAIGDLRYYAETKLNSFATPLAQAQIGAALALYGDKARSADVFKVAVANVRSGFGPTPAYREDYGSFLRDQSAVLTLVAETNDTSVDRKALVDEIVSSRDHRRFISTQEQGWMLMAAASLMKDIQNATLDVDGNKAEVPLYRKLLGTDVEDRPLVVENTSGIPLDAALTLTGIPLDPEPAGGDGFTIERRYFTPDGTEVDPSTVAQNDRLVVVLKVNASEARFGRILVVDPLPAGFEIENPNISSSGDTSSYGWLTAERSIAHTEARTDRFVAALTRSSTDPTEFSVAYGVRAVSPGKFVHPAATVEDMYDPDRQAHTDTGMVEIVGPTTTK; from the coding sequence ATGCGTCGCAAAGGTTTGCTCGCCAGCCTCGCGCTCGGCCTCGCCATCGCGTTTGCGGGGCTCGCGGGTCCAGCGGAGGCCGCCGGACAGCGCAGCGTGATCACCAGCCGCGACGCCGACTATGCCGGCTTCGACTACCAGACCGTGAAGGACGTCGACCAGAAGGCCTGCGCTAGCGCCTGTCTTGCCGACAATACCTGCCATGCCTTCACCTATAATGTGAAGGCGCGCTGGTGCTTCCTGAAGAGCGATTTCGGCGCCTTGTCCGTATCGGCCGGCGCCATGGCCGGCCGCGTCATCACGCTAAAGCCCTTCGACAAGACGCTGGAGCAGAAGCGCACGGATGAACTCGCTTACCTCGGCCCGAGCCCGTTCGACGATGCAAGGCGCCAGGTCGGCAGCCTCGCCACCGACTATCCGACCGACGGCATGAGCTATTCCGCCATCCGCGCGGAGATCCAGCAGGCCCGCAAGGACGGCAAGATCGGCGCCGCCTCGCGCGCCCTCGGCGCCCTGCTCGGCATCGCGCCGGAAGACCCGGCCGACTGGCGCGATTTCGCCGACCTCCTGCTTCAGGTCCCGCCAGCCAATGACAATGAGAGGCAGATCTTCCCCGCCGCTGCCACGTCCGCGGCGATCAATTCCTACCTGCGCACCGAGGGCGTTCGCGACCAGGCGGTGACGCTCGGCCTGCTCGGCCATGCGCTGGAACGGCGCGATATGTGGAAGGAAGCGATCAAGACCTATCGCCTCGCCCTCACCTATCGCGACGATGCCGATATCCGCGCGGCGCTCGATAAGGCGGTGACGCAACACGGCTTCCGCGTCGTCTCCAATACGGTCGATGCCGATTCGGAATCGCCGCGCATGTGCGTCGTCTTCTCCGACCCGCTGCCGGTATCCGATCCGAAGCTGACCGATTTCGTTGTCGTCGAAGGCGGCACCGGCTTTGCCGTCGAGCCGCAGGACAATCAGATCTGCGTCGACGGGCTGAAGCATGGCAGCCGCTACACGATGCGCATCCGCGCCGGACTGCCCTCTGCCGATGGCGAGACGCTGGCCCAGAGCGCGGAAGTCTCCAGCTATGTCCGCGACCGCGCGCCGTGGGTCGGCTTTGCCGGCAATGCCTATGTGTTGCCTGCCGGACAGGGCGCCTCGATCCCGATCGATACCGTCAATACTGCCCTTGTCCAGGCCGAGGTCTACCGGATCGGCGACCGCTCGGTGGCGATCGCTGTGCGCGACGGCAATTTCCTGCGCCAGCTCGACACCTATAGTGCCGGCCAGATCGCCAGCCAGTCCGGACAGTCGATCTGGAAGGGAGAGATCGAGGTCGCCGGCAAGCCGAACGAGCTGGTGACGACGGCCATCCCGATCGGCGACGCGCTGAAGAAGGTCGAGCCCGGCGTCTATGTCATCACCGCGCAGGTCAAGACCGCCACGAACGACTACTACGGTGACCTCGCCACGCAGTGGTTCATCGTCTCCGACCTCGGCATTTCGGCGCTCTCCGGCGATGACGGCATCCATGCCGTGATCCGCTCGCTCGGCAGCGCCGAGGCGCTGGCCGGCGTCAAGATCAAGCTCGTCGCCACCAATGACGAGGTGCTCGGCGAAGCGAAGACCAACGCAGACGGCTATGTCCATTTCGAGCCGGGCCTCGCACGCGGCGAGGGCGGCATGGCGCCGCAATTGCTCGTCGCCGAGACCGAAGGCGGCGACTATGCCTTTCTCGATCTGAAGAAGACCGCCTTCGACTTGACCGATCGCGGGGTCGACGGCCGTCCTTCACCCGGCAAGCTCGACACGTTCCTGACGACGGAACGCGGTATCTATCGTCCCGGCGAGACCGTGCACCTGACGGCGCTGCTGCGCGATTCGCAGGCGAAGGCCGTTACGGGCCTGCCGCTGACGCTGGTCGTCGACCGACCGGACGGCGTCGAGCATCTGCGCGTCAAACTGACCGACCAAGGCGCTGGCGGCTATTCCTATGACATGCGCGTGCCGGATGGGGCCCAGCGCGGCGCCTGGCGTTTTGCGCTCTATGCCGATCCGGATGGGAGCGCGCTTACCGAAGTCTCGACTTTGGTCGATGATTTCGAGCCGGAGCGCGTGGCCTTCGAACTGTCCACAAGCGTGACGCGGCTGACCTCCGGCCAGACATTCCCGATCGATCTGACGGCCAAATATCTCTATGGCGCCAAAGCGATCGGCCTCGGCGTCAATGGCGAAATCATCGCGACGCCGACCGACACGATGAAGGAATATCCGGGCTACAGCTTCGGACTCACCGACGATCCGGTCGAGACCGTGCGCGATTCGCTCGGCGGGGTCGCCATTACCGATGATGACGGCCGCGCCACCCTTGAGGCGACGGTGCCGGAATTGCCAGCGACGACCAAGCTTTTCGACGCCGAGATCGTCGTGCGCGTCACCGACACCAATGGCCGCGCCGTCGAGCGGCGGCTGAACCTGCCGGCCAATGCCGGCGGGCCGCATCTCGGCATCCAGGCGAAGTTTGACGACGGCGGCGTCCCGGAAGGCTCGAATGCGCAATTCGACCTGATCGCGGTCGGATCGGAGGGCCAGCGCATCGAGGCGAAGGGCGTCACCTGGACGATCGAGAGGCTCGAAACCAATTACCAGTGGTATCGTCGCGATGGTGCTTGGAAATATGAACCGATCACGACCGCGAGCCGCGTCGCCAATGGCACGGTGGATATCGGCACCGACAAGTCCGTTCCGGTCGAGGCCAAGGTCGATTGGGGGCATTATCGCCTGACCGTGGCGCTGGCGGGCGAGACCGAGACCTCATCGAGCGTCGAGTTCGATGGCGGCTGGTATGTCGACGCCTCAGCGAAATCCGAGACGCCGGACATGCTCGCCGTGTCGCTCGACAAGCCGGGATATAAGGTTGGCGAGACGGCCAAGTTCCGCCTCGATCCTCGCTTTGCCGGCATCGCGCAGATCATGGTGATCGACAATCGCGTCATCGACATGAAGACCGTCGCGGTTCCCGACGGCGGCACGGTGGTCGATCTTCCGGTCACGCAGAACTGGGGGCCTGGCGCCTATGTGACCGCGACCTTGTTCCGCCCGATGGATGTCGCGGCGAAGCGCATGCCGTCGCGCGCGCTAGGCCTCGCCTGGGTTCCCGTGGATCCGGGTGACCGCAAGATCGCCATCGAGCTCGGCGTCGAGGACCAGATCCGTCCGCGCGGGCCGTTGACCATCCCCGTCAGCCTCACCAATGTCCCGGCAGGAACCGACGCCTATGTCACGGTCGCCGCCGTCGATGTCGGCATCTTGAACCTGACCGGCTTCAAGACGCCGGCGCCGGATGACTGGTATTTCAGCCAGCGCCGTCTCGGCATGGAGCTGCGCGATCTCTATGGCCAGCTCATCGACCGCATGCAGGGTGTGCCCGGCAAGCTGCGCTCCGGCGGCGACGGATCGCCGGCCGGCCTCAAGGCGCCGCCGCCGACCGAAAAGCTGATCGCCTATTACTCGGGCATCGTGAAGGTCGGCACGGACGGCAAGGCGACGATCACCTTCGACGTGCCGGACTTCAATGGTTCGGTCCGCGTCATGGCGATGGCCTGGACTAAGGATGGCGTCGGACATGCCGAGAAGGACGTGATCATCCGCGATCCGGTCGTGGTGATGGCGAGCCTGCCGCGCTTCATGACACCGGACGACCAGAGCCGCATTCTGGTCGAGATCAACAATGTCGAAGGCGAGGCCGGCGATTATCGCCTCGCCGTCGATGCACCGGGCCTTACCATGGATCCGGGCGATGCCGACCGCTCCGTTCGGCTTGAGAAGGAAGGCCGCGCCACGCTGGCCCTGCCGATCACAGCGAAGGACATCGGCGATCACCCAATCAACGTCACCCTCGCAGGACCGAATGGCGAGAGCTTCGGGCGCAGCTACATGCTGGGTATCCGCCCGGCCGGCCAGCCGGTCTCGCGCCGCTCGCTGATCTCGCTGGCGCCGGGAGCAAAACTCACCGTCGACAAGGGCGCCTTCGCCGAGTTCAAGCCGCAGACGACGAGCGCGACGCTCGCGGTCGGCGGGTCGGCGCGGCTCGATGTCGTGGCGATCCTCGCCTCGCTCGACCGTTACCCTTATGGCTGCACCGAGCAGATCACGTCCAAGGCGATGCCGCTTCTCTACCTGAACCAGGTGGCGGCGACGATCGGCATCGCGCAGGACAGCGAGATCCGCAAGCGCATCCAGGCGTCGATCGGCAAGGTGCTCGACAACCAGGCAAGCGCCGGCTCTTTCGGCCTCTGGGGGCCGGGCTATGACGATTTGTGGCTCGACGCCTATGTTTCCGACTTCCTGACACGGGCGAAGGCGGCTGGTTATGAGGTGCCGGAAATCGCCTTCGGCAATGCGCTCGACAATCTCGCCAACCGCGTCGGCTATGCCCAGGACTTCGACAAGGGCGGCGAGGCGATCGCCTATGCGCTCTATGTGCTGGCGGCCAATGGCAAGGCGGCGATCGGCGATCTGCGCTATTACGCAGAGACGAAGCTGAACAGCTTCGCCACTCCGCTGGCGCAGGCGCAGATCGGCGCAGCCCTCGCCCTCTATGGCGACAAGGCCCGGTCGGCGGACGTGTTCAAGGTCGCTGTCGCCAATGTCCGCTCGGGCTTCGGCCCGACGCCGGCCTATCGCGAGGATTATGGCTCGTTCCTGCGCGATCAGTCGGCCGTCCTCACGCTCGTGGCCGAGACCAACGATACCAGCGTCGACCGCAAGGCGCTGGTCGACGAGATCGTCTCCAGCCGTGACCATCGCCGCTTCATTTCGACCCAGGAGCAAGGGTGGATGCTGATGGCGGCGGCCTCGTTGATGAAGGATATCCAGAACGCGACGCTCGATGTCGACGGCAACAAGGCCGAGGTGCCGCTCTATCGCAAGCTCCTGGGCACCGATGTCGAGGATCGGCCGCTGGTGGTCGAGAACACGTCGGGCATACCGCTCGACGCGGCACTGACGCTGACCGGCATTCCGCTCGATCCCGAGCCGGCCGGCGGCGACGGCTTCACTATCGAGCGCCGCTACTTCACGCCTGACGGCACCGAGGTCGATCCCTCAACGGTCGCGCAGAACGACCGCCTCGTGGTTGTGCTCAAGGTGAATGCGAGCGAGGCGCGCTTCGGGCGGATTCTGGTCGTCGACCCGCTGCCCGCGGGCTTCGAGATCGAAAACCCGAACATCTCGTCCTCGGGCGACACCTCGTCCTATGGCTGGCTGACCGCCGAACGCAGCATCGCTCATACCGAAGCCCGTACCGACCGCTTCGTCGCGGCACTGACGCGCTCGTCGACTGATCCGACCGAGTTCTCGGTCGCCTATGGCGTTCGGGCCGTCTCGCCGGGCAAGTTCGTCCATCCGGCGGCGACCGTCGAGGACATGTACGATCCCGACCGCCAAGCTCATACGGACACGGGCATGGTCGAGATCGTCGGGCCGACGACGACAAAGTGA
- the pbpC gene encoding penicillin-binding protein 1C yields MAGLVVASLTYFSFAGLSGAMHDITAKLPPVPNPAQVATSTVILDRAGDLLRPYTIADGRWRLPVTLADVDPTFIAMLKGYEDRRFAEHHGVDWRALGRAAGQIARNGHIVSGGSTLTMQVARLLEGAPTRGFPEKLQQIVFAREIEDRLGKDDILALYLALAPYGGNLEGVRAASLAYFGKEPRRLTVAESALLVALPQAPEARRPDRDPKAAKAARDRVLDRLVAAGMLDTETAASAKTERIPKARKIFPMLAAHLGDAGRKGHPNTSVIRLTLDGRLQKKLEELASDRARAVGPKASVAIVVADHLTGEILASVGSADFMDSGRNGFVDMTNAIRSPGSTLKPLIYGLAFEQGIAHPQSLIEDRPTAFGGYAPVNFDGFYRGTVTIHDALTESLNVPAVQVLDAVGPARLVARLKRAAANPKLPDLSAPGLAIGLGGVGITLNDLVSVYAALARGGRPVALHDGTRATPVASDTAPMLEPLAAWYVADILADVPPPTIGARGRIAYKTGTSYGYRDAWSIGFDGRYVIGVWAGRADGAPVAGLSGIGTAAPVLFEAFDRLGGSRAPLRAAPAGALIASNGELPAPLKHFRRPGMLAGKAPDNPEIAFPPNGVQVDLGIRAGDPAPLMIKIRNGKPPFTWFANGTPIAQTPFARSESWEPDGPGFVTLSVVDSAGRSDRVTVFVE; encoded by the coding sequence ATGGCGGGGCTCGTCGTTGCGTCGCTCACCTATTTCAGCTTCGCCGGCCTTTCCGGCGCCATGCATGACATCACCGCCAAGCTCCCGCCGGTCCCGAACCCGGCGCAGGTGGCAACGTCGACGGTCATCCTCGACCGGGCCGGCGATCTGCTGCGGCCCTATACGATCGCCGATGGCCGCTGGCGCCTGCCGGTGACGCTCGCGGATGTCGATCCGACCTTCATCGCCATGCTAAAGGGCTATGAGGATCGCCGTTTCGCGGAGCATCACGGCGTCGATTGGCGCGCGCTTGGCCGCGCTGCCGGGCAGATCGCGCGGAACGGCCACATCGTCTCGGGCGGCTCGACGCTGACCATGCAGGTGGCCCGCCTGCTCGAAGGCGCCCCGACGCGCGGATTCCCTGAAAAGCTCCAGCAGATCGTGTTCGCGCGCGAGATCGAGGATCGGCTCGGCAAGGACGACATCCTCGCGCTCTATCTGGCGCTCGCACCCTATGGCGGCAATCTCGAAGGCGTCCGGGCGGCGAGCCTCGCCTATTTCGGCAAGGAGCCGCGCCGTCTCACCGTCGCCGAATCGGCGCTGCTCGTCGCCCTGCCTCAGGCACCGGAGGCGAGGCGCCCCGACCGCGACCCAAAGGCTGCCAAGGCAGCGCGCGACCGCGTGCTCGATCGTCTCGTCGCGGCCGGCATGCTCGACACCGAGACGGCCGCCTCGGCCAAGACGGAACGAATTCCCAAGGCGCGCAAGATCTTCCCCATGCTGGCGGCCCATCTCGGCGATGCCGGCCGCAAGGGCCATCCAAACACATCCGTCATTCGCCTTACGCTGGACGGGCGGCTGCAGAAGAAGCTTGAGGAACTGGCGTCCGACCGCGCCCGCGCCGTCGGCCCGAAGGCATCGGTGGCGATCGTCGTCGCCGACCATCTGACCGGCGAGATCCTCGCCTCGGTCGGCTCTGCGGATTTCATGGATAGCGGGCGCAACGGCTTCGTCGATATGACCAACGCCATCCGCTCGCCCGGCTCGACGCTGAAGCCGCTCATCTACGGCCTCGCCTTCGAGCAGGGCATTGCCCATCCGCAAAGCCTGATCGAGGACAGGCCGACCGCCTTTGGCGGTTATGCGCCGGTCAATTTCGACGGCTTCTATCGCGGCACGGTGACGATTCATGACGCACTGACGGAATCGCTGAATGTTCCGGCGGTGCAGGTGCTCGACGCGGTCGGGCCGGCAAGGCTGGTCGCGCGATTGAAACGCGCCGCCGCCAATCCGAAGCTGCCGGACCTTTCGGCGCCCGGACTTGCGATCGGCCTCGGCGGCGTCGGCATCACGCTCAATGACCTCGTCTCGGTCTATGCCGCACTGGCCCGCGGCGGCCGACCGGTCGCGCTGCATGACGGCACCCGCGCAACCCCCGTCGCCAGCGACACGGCACCGATGCTGGAACCGCTCGCGGCCTGGTATGTCGCCGACATCCTGGCCGACGTGCCGCCGCCGACCATCGGCGCCCGAGGCCGCATCGCCTACAAGACGGGAACCTCCTATGGCTATCGCGATGCCTGGTCGATCGGCTTCGACGGACGCTATGTCATCGGCGTCTGGGCCGGACGGGCCGACGGCGCCCCGGTTGCGGGTCTTTCCGGCATCGGCACGGCGGCGCCGGTTCTGTTCGAAGCCTTCGACCGGCTGGGCGGCAGCCGTGCGCCGCTGCGCGCCGCACCCGCCGGCGCGCTGATCGCGTCGAATGGCGAATTGCCGGCGCCGCTGAAGCATTTCCGCCGTCCGGGCATGCTGGCCGGCAAGGCGCCCGACAATCCCGAAATCGCCTTTCCGCCCAATGGCGTGCAGGTCGATCTCGGCATCCGAGCCGGCGATCCGGCGCCGCTCATGATCAAGATTCGCAACGGCAAGCCGCCCTTCACCTGGTTCGCCAACGGCACCCCGATCGCGCAGACGCCCTTTGCCCGCTCGGAAAGCTGGGAGCCGGATGGGCCGGGATTTGTTACCTTATCGGTGGTCGATTCGGCCGGTCGCTCCGACCGGGTGACGGTGTTCGTCGAATAG
- a CDS encoding DUF1345 domain-containing protein: MQHSRFYIAVAAGLIAFALLSVVSREIAAIAAGDVFFIVYLGAMILMASRSTLEKLRDRARTEDEGIVAIVGLTALAIAFSFISMFSLLGKDANPSTLQLLLAIASIPLGWAVLHMLFAYHYARLYYAPKGKRGGKPSDAGGLDFLDTPEPGIIEFMYFSFIIGSTAQTADVNLRSTGFRKVVLFHGIASFVFNTVLLALAVNVAASLVQ, encoded by the coding sequence ATGCAGCATTCCCGTTTCTACATCGCCGTCGCGGCGGGATTGATTGCCTTTGCGCTCCTCAGCGTCGTCTCGCGGGAAATCGCGGCGATCGCGGCGGGCGACGTGTTCTTCATCGTCTATCTCGGCGCCATGATCCTGATGGCCTCGCGGTCGACGCTCGAAAAGCTGCGCGATCGGGCCAGAACCGAGGATGAGGGCATCGTCGCGATCGTCGGCCTCACCGCGCTGGCGATCGCCTTTTCCTTCATCTCGATGTTCAGCTTGCTCGGCAAGGACGCCAATCCGTCGACGCTCCAGCTGCTACTGGCGATCGCCAGCATTCCGCTCGGCTGGGCGGTGCTGCACATGCTGTTCGCCTATCATTATGCCCGGCTCTATTACGCGCCCAAGGGCAAGCGGGGCGGCAAGCCATCCGATGCCGGCGGGCTGGACTTTCTCGATACACCCGAGCCCGGCATCATCGAGTTCATGTATTTTTCCTTCATCATCGGCTCGACGGCGCAGACCGCCGACGTGAACCTGCGCTCGACCGGCTTCCGCAAGGTCGTGCTGTTCCACGGCATCGCCTCCTTCGTCTTCAACACGGTGCTGCTGGCGCTGGCCGTCAATGTGGCGGCGTCTCTGGTCCAGTAG
- a CDS encoding SDR family NAD(P)-dependent oxidoreductase yields the protein MLLEGKVAIITGASRGIGRACAVELARHGAAVVINQFRSADGGDAAGEETLAEVREVGGEGVLVDGDVADPATGERLVDAAVQHFGRLDIHVSNAGICPFHAFLDMPVDLFRKVVDVNLEGAYFTTQAAARQMVKQGEGGAIVAVSSISALVGGSMQTHYTPTKAGVHSLMQSVAIALGPHGIRCNSVMPGAILTDINRDDLTPDKLDHFSKRVPLGRIGEPVEVAKCVVFLASDLAGYVTGASLLVDGGMFVNLQ from the coding sequence ATGCTGCTGGAGGGGAAGGTCGCCATCATTACCGGAGCCTCGCGCGGCATCGGCCGGGCCTGCGCCGTCGAGCTGGCGCGCCACGGCGCCGCCGTCGTGATCAACCAGTTCCGTTCGGCCGATGGCGGCGACGCCGCCGGCGAAGAGACGCTGGCCGAAGTGCGCGAAGTCGGCGGCGAGGGCGTGCTGGTCGATGGCGATGTCGCCGATCCGGCTACCGGCGAGAGGTTGGTCGACGCGGCAGTCCAGCATTTCGGCCGGCTCGACATCCATGTTTCCAATGCCGGCATCTGCCCGTTCCATGCCTTCCTCGACATGCCGGTCGACCTCTTCCGCAAGGTCGTCGATGTCAATCTCGAAGGAGCCTATTTCACGACGCAGGCAGCCGCCCGCCAGATGGTGAAACAGGGCGAGGGCGGGGCGATCGTCGCCGTCTCCTCTATCAGCGCGCTGGTCGGCGGCTCCATGCAGACGCATTACACGCCAACCAAGGCCGGGGTGCATTCGCTGATGCAGTCGGTGGCGATCGCGCTCGGGCCGCATGGCATACGCTGCAACTCGGTCATGCCGGGTGCGATCCTGACCGACATCAACCGCGACGACCTGACGCCCGACAAGCTCGATCATTTCAGCAAGCGCGTTCCGCTCGGCCGGATCGGCGAGCCGGTCGAGGTGGCGAAATGCGTCGTCTTCCTCGCCTCCGACCTCGCCGGCTATGTCACCGGCGCCTCGCTGCTGGTCGATGGCGGCATGTTCGTGAACCTCCAGTAG